The following is a genomic window from Ranitomeya imitator isolate aRanImi1 unplaced genomic scaffold, aRanImi1.pri SCAFFOLD_1714, whole genome shotgun sequence.
GACGGCCGAACTCTGGAAACGCAGATCGGTCTTGAAGTCCTGGGCGATCTCCCTCACCAGGCGCTGGAAGGGAAGCTTACGGATCAGCAGCTCGGTGGATTTCTGATAGCGGCGGATCTCACGGAGAGCGACTGTTCCTGGCCGGTAACGATGCGGCTTCTTCACTCCACCAGTGGCGggagcgctcttcctggcggcCTTTGTGGCCAGCTGCTTGCGGGGAGCTTTCCCTCCGGTGGATTTACGAGCGGTCTGCTTTGTTCTTGCCATGGCTCCGTATAGACGTGGCGGGCACAGATGTGATGAGAGGAGCGGCGGGAGCAGGGTATTTATGCTCCGGTGCGCGTCCTCATTGGTCTCCGGGAAACACGCCCCCTGCGCTCCACTGGTTCTTTCATGAAAAAAAGAGGCCAATAAGGGTTGATTTGTTTGACCAGTCATTGTTATTATTCCCGCCCAGTATCCCCGCCCCCTGAAGTCCCCGCCTCTTTCGTGATGCGTCTGTCCTCAGATCACTCATTTGCCGCTGCTGGAGCAGCTGATGTATCTGCGTTGAAATGTCCCCGTGTATAGCGCTGTACAGTGCAGCTCCCACATTATCGTCAGATCACACAAACCCCCCATCCTGAGACTGCGCCCAGCATCAGTTATATTAAAAACATTACAAGTAGGAAAaccgatcatacagctctgcggggaagaggtggtggcactgatcatacagctctgcgggggagaaggtggtggcactgatcatacagctctgcggggtggaggtgatttctctgatcatacagctctgcagggaggagtaggtggtggcactgatgatacagctctgcggggaggaggtggtggcactgatcatacagctctgcggggaggaggaggtggcactgatcatacagctctgcggggaggaggtggtggcactgatcatacagctctgcggggaggaggtggtggcactgatcatacagctctgcggggaggaggtggtggcactgatcatacagctctgcggggaggaggtgatggcactgatcgtacagctctgcggggaggaggtggtggcactgatcatacagctctgcagggaggaggtggtggcactgatcatacagctctgcggggagaaggtgttggcactgatcatacagctctccggggaggaggtgatttctctgatcatacagctctgcagggaggaggaggttatggctctgatcatacaggtctgaggggagtaggtggtggctctgatcatacagctctgcggggagagggtggtggcactgatcatacagctctgcggggaggaggtgatggctctgatcctacagctctgcggggagaatgtggtggctctgatcatacagctctgcagggaggaggtggtggcactgatcatacagctctgcggggaggaggtggtggcactgatcatacagctctgcggggaggaggtggtggcactgatcatacagctctgcggggaggaggtggtggtactgatcatacagctgtgcggggaggaggtgatttctctgatcatacagctctgcagggaggaggtggtggctctgatcatacagctctgcggggaggaggtggtggctctgatcatacagctctgcggggaggaggaggtggcactgatcatacagctctgcggggaggaggtggtggcactgatcatacagctctgcggggaggaggtggtggcactgatcatacagctctgcggggaggaggtggtggcactgatcatacagctctgcggggaggaggaggtggctctgatcatacagctctgcggggaggaggaggtggcactgatcatacagctctgcggggaggaggtggtggcactgatcatacagctctgcggggaggaggtggtggcactgatcatacagctctgcggggaggaggtggtggcactgattatacagctctgcggggagagggtggtggctctgatcatacagctctgcggggtggaggtgatttctctgatcatacagctctgcagggaggagtaggtggtggcactgatgatacagctctgcggggaggaggtggtggcactgatcatacagctctgcggggtggaggtgatttctctgatcatacagctctgcggggaggaggaggtggcactgatcatacagctctgcggggaggaggtggtggcactgatcatacagctctgcggggaggaggtggtggctctgatcatgctgctctgcggggaggaggtggtggtactgatcatacagctgtgcggggaggaggtgatttctctgatcatacagctctgcagggaggaggtggtggctctgatcatacagctctgcggggaggaggtggtggcactgatcatacagctctgcggggaggaggtggtggcactgatcatacagctctgcggggaggaggtggtggcactgattatacagctctgcggggagagggtggtggctctgatcatacagctctgcggggaggaggtggtggctctgatcatacagctctgcggggtggaggtgatttctctgatcatacagctctgcggggtggaggtggtggcactgattatacagctctgcggggaggaagtggtggctctgatcatacagctctgcgggggagaaggtggtggcactgatcatacagctctgcggggtggaggtgatttctctgatcatacagctctgcagggaggagtaggtggtggcactgatgatacagctctgcggggaggaggtggtggcactgatcatacagctctgcggggtggaggtgatttctctgatcatacagctctgcggggaggaggaggtggcactgatcatacagctctgcggggaggaggtggtggcactgatcatacagctctgcggggaggaggtggtggcactgatcatacagctctgcggggaggaggtggtggcactgattatacagctctgcggggagagggtggtggctctgatcatacagctctgcggggaggaggtggtggctctgatcatacagctctgcggggtggaggtgatttctctgatcatacagctctgcggggtggaggtggtggcactgattatacagctctgcggggaggaagtggtggctctgatcatacagctctgcgggggagaaggtggtggcactgatcatacagctctgcggggtggaggtggtggcactgatcatacagctctgcggggaggaggtgatttctctgatcatacagctctgcagggaggagtaggtggtggcactgatgatacagctctgcggggaggaggtggtggcactgatcatacagctctgcggggtggaggtgatttctctgatcatacagctctgcagggaggagtaggtggtggcactgatgatacagctctgcggggaggaggtggtggcactgatcatacagctctgcggggaggaggtggtggcactgatcatacagctctgcggggaggaggaggtggcactgatcatacagctctgcggggaggaggtggtggcactgatcatacagctgtgcggggaggaggtgatttctctgatcatacagctctgcagggaggaggtggtggcactgatcatacagctctgcggggaggaggtggtggcactgatcatacagctctgcggggaggaggtggtggcactgatcatacagctctgcggggaggaggtgatttctctgatcatacagctctgcagggaggaggtggtggctctgatcatacatctctgcggggaggaggtggtggcactgatcatacagctctgcggggaggaggaggtggcactgatcatacagctctgcggggaggaggtggtggcactgatcatacagctctgcggggaggagatggtggcactgatcatacagctctgcggggaggaggaggtggcactgatcatacagctctgcggggaggaggtggtggcactgatcatacagctctgcggggaggaggtggtggcactgatcatacagctctgcggggaggaggaggtggcactgatcatacagctctgcggggaggaggtggtggcactgatcatacagctctgcggggaggaggtggtggcactgatcatacagctctgcggggagaaggtggtggcactgatcatacagctctgcggggacgaggtggtggcactgatcgtacagctctgcggggaggaggtggtggcactgatcatacagctctgcagggaggaggtggtggcactgatcatacagctctgcggggagaaggtgttggcactgatcatacagctctccggggaggaggtgatttctctgatcatacagctctgcagggaggaggaggttatggctctgatcatacaggtctgaggggagtaggtggtggctctgatcatacagctctgcggggagagggtggtggcactgatcatacagctctgcggggaggaggtgatggctctcatcctacagctctgcggggagaatgtggtggctctgatcatacagctctgcggggagaaggtggtggcactgatcaaacggctctccggggaggaggtgatttctctgatcatacagctctgcagggaggaggtggtggctctgatcatacagctctgcggagaggaggtggtggctctgatcatgcagctctgcggggaggaggtggtggcactgatcatacagctctgcggggaggaggtggtggtactgatcatacagctctgcggggaggaggtggtggctctgatcatacagctctgcggggaggaggtggtggtactgatcatacagctgtgcggggaggaggtgatttctctgatcatacagctctgcagggaggaggtggtgtctctgatcatacagctctgcggggaggaggtggtggctctgatcatacagctctgcggggaggaggaggtggcactgatcatacagctctgcggggaggaggtggtggtactgatcatacagctgtgcggggaggaggtgatttctctgatcatacagctctgcagggaggaggtggtgtctctgatcatacagctctgcggggaggaggtggtggctctgatcatacagctctgcggggaggaggaggtggcactgatcatacagctctgcggggaggaggtggtggcactgatcatacagctctgcggggaggaggaggtggctctgatcatacagctctgcggggaggaggtggtggcactgatcatacagctctgcggggaggaggtggtggcactgatcatacagctctgcagggaggaggtggtggcactgatcatacagctctgcggggagaaggtgttggcactgatcatacagctctccggggaggaggtgatttctctgatcatacagctctgcagggaggaggaggttgtggctctgatcatacaggtctgaggggagtaggtggtggctctgatcatacagctctgcggggagagggtggtggcactgatcatacagctctgcggggaggaggtgatggctctgatcctacagctctgcggggagaatgtggtggctctgatcatacagctctgcggggagaaggtggtggcactgatcatacggctctccggggaggaggtgatttctctgatcatacagctctgcagggaggaggtggtggctctgatcatacagctctgcggagaggaggtggtggctctgatcatgcagctctgcggggaggaggtggtggcactgatcatacagctctgcggggaggaggtggtggtactgatcatacagctctgcggggaggaggtggtggctctgatcatacagctctgcggggaggaggtggtggtactgatcatacagctgtgcggggaggaggtgatttctctgatcatacagctctgcggggaggaggaggtggcactgatcatacagctctgcggggaggaggtggtggcactgatcatacagctctgcggggaggaggtggtggcactgatcatacagctctgcggggaggaggtggtggcactgatcatacagctctgcggggaggaggtggtggcactgatcatacagctctgcggggaggaggtggtggctctgatcatacagctctgccgggaggagaaggtgttggcactgatcatacagctgtgcggggaggaggtgatttctctgatcatacagctctgcagggaggaggtgatggtactgatcatacagctgtgcggggaggaggtgatttctctgatcatacagctctgcagggaggaggtggtggcactgatcatacagctctgcggggaggaggtggtggcactgatcatacagctctgcggggaggaggtggtggcactgatcatacagctctgcggggaggaggtggtggctctgatcatacagctctgccgggaggagaaggtgttggcactgatcatacagctgtgcggggaggaggtgatttctctgatcatacagctctgcagggaggaggtggtggctctgatc
Proteins encoded in this region:
- the LOC138654432 gene encoding histone H3, producing MARTKQTARKSTGGKAPRKQLATKAARKSAPATGGVKKPHRYRPGTVALREIRRYQKSTELLIRKLPFQRLVREIAQDFKTDLRFQSSAVMALQEASEAYLVGLFEDTNLCAIHAKRVTIMPKDIQLARRIRGERA